A genomic window from Peromyscus maniculatus bairdii isolate BWxNUB_F1_BW_parent chromosome 1, HU_Pman_BW_mat_3.1, whole genome shotgun sequence includes:
- the LOC143271968 gene encoding LOW QUALITY PROTEIN: pre-mRNA cleavage complex 2 protein Pcf11-like (The sequence of the model RefSeq protein was modified relative to this genomic sequence to represent the inferred CDS: inserted 3 bases in 2 codons; substituted 7 bases at 7 genomic stop codons) — MSEQTLAEARSLGTREDTCLDYQSLLEDLTFNGEPHINMLTIVTXENLPFARKILSHXGPKSQGSSXEKLPLMYLMDSIVENIERVYLTAFTNNLVATLICVFEKVDENTRKSLXKLRSTWDEIFPLKKLXVLDVRVHSLDTSXPIKPLPLNGKTCSSHIKPTFLNKPPEEPSAPGTVVSXPSISTPLIVPDIQKNLPEKQLIRQQLLAEQKQLSKLXQKKLELELEEAKAQLAVSLSIQQETANLGAGSAPSKLRRVPQIPTMAIKPPHQVPGKPEESRPGPSLQIRELKGTTWDPRLNRRSQHFSHGKEQSHRKEFVMNTFNKSDVKTGQTVPSDKLNFPKQETSESSERITKQELEQLDSKSESKSPLKNKLSHPKDLKSQESEWMRLCDMNKRDPIIKMYLQDRAEGKDEDVKEKRSTAEKKDKDEHMKSSEHRLIGGRSQIINGIVQKQDMVTEELENQGTKPGRSNTRKRSRSRSPKSCSPTINSPKGRDKRSPKERQKSMFPTLAPTAVKMHQSGLTQSHREERNVKKSTKQDVRDPRLLKMMHEGRPQETASKHSMRSDAEPKENIEDWQSSKSAERWKSGWEESQSFQQCDDQSKAPHLRHKESWSSTKGILSPGSPEQPHGARVDANLEIPKDLTLASHREYPQKSSERLASGEITQDEFLGVVHQFXQLFEDQEVGGEEQTSQFIDGFPLKRPRYEDSDKAFVDGPASRFVGLQTNERLPALAADRPLFDGPGKPSVKRDGPAKIICDGPNKLSPRMNGPPTAGSFRFDGSPGPMGGGGIMPFQGPKGQFGGGGPLRFQVPPGPVGTPLWCGGTIGQGGQGGHGRRGQGRGRGGGSILFEGSTRVTFQGSTGVRRFEGPGSKPGGGLRSECPHGQSVGSLRFEGDHGPSGAAIRFDGPHGEPGGAIRFEGPLLQQAAGMRFQGPQGQSVAGLRLEGYNQLGGNLISEGPHGQPGVGIRFEGPLVQKGGGMRFEGPEPGGGRRIESPLGQGGPRFEGCHSLRFDGQPGQPSLLPRLDGTHSQPGPRLERTVQPGPQRFAGPPGQQVQLRFGRVPQRFHGPQQDQASRSDIPLSLQGPQYDIHPSQRLESFNQTGPYNDPPGNALNVPSEGLQFQRHEQILDAPQGPNCNGPHGPGNQNFPSALTRASGHSFDEKNLQSSQLGNLGNLPSPMSGGDIQPSQKVVTGVAQPVAFGQGQQFLPVHPQNAGAFIQNPSGGLPEAYPDHHLSEVDVNELFSKLVEAGILKLSQPDSTTTQEKEADAQRPPEEGKDQNEDQDVPDLTHFTTEELKQRYDSVINRLYTGIPFSSCGMRFPTSQRDVYADHLDWRYRQNRSEKDVSRKVTHRRWYCSLTAWIEFEEIADLEEGAERRCFEKVHKEVVLKSQEAAKEKEIHSVPAGPAGALESCEICQEQFEQYWDGEEEEWHLKNAIGVDGKICHPSCYAGDQNTSSFACTPSAIKIPFENPWNIMLNTVKNDLQEPCESPQVKEEQTDAPPACAEESVATPTDIKTEEDTVESV; from the exons atgtcagagcagactctggctgaggccaggtctctggggacaagggaggacacatgtctggattatcagtccttgttggaagacctgaccttcaatggcgaaccacacatcaatatgctgaccatagtaacctaggagaacctgccctttgccaggaagatcctctctcattgaggccccaaaagccaaggttcctcctgagagaagcttcctcttatgtaccttatggattctatcgtggaaaacattgaaagagtGTATCTGACtgcctttactaacaatctagttgcaacattgatttgtgtgtttgaaaaggtggatgaaaatactagaaaaagtt ttaaattacgttccacatgggatgaaatattccctttgaagaaact tgtcttggatgtcagagtcCATTCATTAGATActtcttagcctattaaacctctaccccTTAATGGGAAGACGTGTAGCAGCCACataaagcccacatttttaaataaaccacctgaggagccttcagcacctggcacagtggtcagctgaCCCAGTATCTCTactcctctgattgtacctgacatacaaaagaatcttcctgaaaaacaactcataagac aacaattacttgcagaacaaaagcagttgtcaaaactttagcaaaaaaagctggagcttgagttagaagaagctaaggcacaactggcagtatctcttagcattcagcaggagacagccaacttgggtgctggatcagcaccatctaaattacgtcgtgttccacagattcccaccatggccATTAAACCTCCCCATCAGGTTCCTGGAAAACCTGAGGAAAGCAGAccaggtccatccttacaaattcgAGAATTGAAAGGAACTACATGGGATCcccgtcttaacaggaggagccaacatttttcccatggcaaagagcagagtcataggaaggaatttgtaatgaacacattcaacaagtctgatgttaaaacaggtcaaactgtcccctctgatAAACTCAATTTTCCCAAGCAAGAGacaagtgaatcaagtgaaagaataaccaagcaagaacttgagcagttagattctaaatctgaatctaaatcacctttgaaaaacaaattatcccaccccaaagacttgaaaagtcaagaatcagaatggatgaggttgtgtgatatgaacaagagagatccaattataaaaatgtatcttcaggatagagctgagggcaaagatgaagatgtcaaagaaaagagaagtactgcagagaaaaaggataaagatgagcacatgaaatcatctgaacacaggctgattggaggtagaagtcaaatcataaatggcattgtgcaaaaacaggacatggttacagaagaattggaaaaccaggggacaaaaccagggagatcaaacactcgaaagagatcaagatcgaggtcacctaagtcttgTTCACCAACTATAaattccccaaagggaagagataaacggtcacccaaagaaaggcaaaaaagtatgtttccaactttggcccccacagctgtaaagatgcatcagtcaggacttacacagtcacatagggaagaaagaaatgttaagaaaagtactaagcaggatgttcgagatcccagactgctgaaaatgatgcatgaaggtcggcctcaagaaactgcaagtaaacattctatgaggtcagatgctgagccaaaagagaatatagaggattggcaaagctctaagtctgcagaaagatggaaatctggttgggaagaaagtcaaagcttccaacagtgtgatgaccagagtaaagcacctcatctaaggcataaggagagctggtcaagcactaaaggaatcttgtcacctggaagcccagagcagccccatggagcaagggtagatgccaatcttgagattcctaaagacttaactcttgcaagccaTAGAGAATACCCTCAAAAGTCGAGTGAACGTTTAGCTTCTggtgaaattacacaggatgagttccttggtgttgtgcatcaattttgacagctttttgaggatcaagaagttggaggagaggagcagacatctcaATTCATtgatggatttccacttaagcgacctagatatgaagattcagataaagcgtttgtagatggcccagcatcaagatttgttggcctccaaacaaatgagcggcttccagctttagctgcagaccgaccattatttgatgggcctggtaagccatctgtgaagagagatggcccagccaagataatttgtgatggacctaataaattaagccctagaatgaatggacctcctacagcaggttcttttcggtttgatgggtcaccaggaccaatgggaggaggaggcattatgccattccaaggaccaaaaggtcagtttggaggtgggggccctttgagatttcaagttcctccaggaccagtaggaacacctctgtggtgtggagggacaattggtcaaggaggacAAGGAGGACATGGTCGACGAGGAcaaggacgaggacgaggaggaggcagTATTCTatttgaaggttcaactcgtgtgacttttcagggatctacaggtgttaggagatttgaaggaccagggagtaagcctgggggtggtctgaggtctgagtgccctcatggacagagcgtgggtagtctcagatttgagggggatcatggtccatcaggggcagcaattaggtttgatgggcctcatggtgagccaggtggtgctatcagatttgagggccctttgctacagcaagctgctggaatgaggtttcagggtccccagggtcagtccgtagctggtctgagattggaaggatataatcaactaggtgggaaccttatttctgagggaccacatggccaaccaggtgttgggatcaggtttgaaggacctttagtacaaaagggaggtggaatgaggtttgagggtcctgaaccaggaggtggccGGAGAATTGaatcacctctgggtcaaggtggtccccgatttgaaggttgtcactctctaaggtttgatggacagccaggtcagccgtcacttttgccaagattggatggaacacacagccagccaggtcctagattggaaagaactgttcagccaggtccacagagatttgctgggccacctggacagcaggttcaactGAGATTTGGTAGGGTACCTCaaagatttcatgggccacaacaggatcaagcatcaagatctgatattcctctcagtctgcaaggtccccaatatgacattcatccttcacaaaggcttgaatctttcaatcagactggcccatataatgacccacctggcaatgctttgaatgttccatctgaaggactacaattccaaagACATGAACAGATACTTGATGcacctcaaggaccaaattgtaatggacctcatggccctggaaaccagaatttcccaagtgcccttaccagagcttcaggacactcttttgatgaaaagaatcttcagagttctcagttgggaaacttgggcaatttacctagtccgatgtcaggaggagatattcagccatctcaaaaggttgtgactggtgttgctcagccagtagcatttggccaaggacaacagtttttaccagttcatccacagaatgctggagctttcattcaaaatccttcaggaggtcttcctgaagcatatcctgatcatcatctcagtgaggtggatgtaaatgaattgttttcaaaactggtagaagcaggaattctcaaattgtcacagcctgattcaactacaacccaggaaaaggaggctgatgctcagcgtccccctgaagaggggaaggatcagaatgaagatcaagatgttccagatctcactcattttacaactgaagaattgaaacaacgttatgacagtgtcataaaccggctgtacactgggattccgttttcttcttgtggaatgaggtttccgacatcccagagagatgtttatgcagatcacttggactggcgttatcggcaaaatagaagtgagaaagatgttagcagaaaggtcactcatagacgttggtactgcagtttaacagcctggatagaatttgaagaaatagctgatctggaagaaggtgcagaacgccgttgtttcgaaaaggttcataaagaggttgtcc